The following DNA comes from Microbacterium terregens.
GGCCATCACGTGCTGCGAGACGCCCGTAGCCCCGACGGGGTGACCCTTCGACTTCAGCCCGCCCGAGAGATTGACAGGCAGCTTCCCGTCGCGATATACCCAGCCCTCTTCGATCGCGCGCGATCCATCACCACGATCGGCAAGCCCGATGACCTCGTACATGATCAACTCCGCGATGGTGAAGCAGTCGTGGACCTCGACGAGGTCGAGGTCCACGAGCTGCGCGTCCGCCATCGCCATCGCCTGCTGCCACGCGCGCGTACTCCCCTGAAAAGCCACAGGATCACGCTTGGATGCCGGCAGGAAGTCGTTTGCCTGACTGAATCCGGTGAGGCGAACCGGCGTGACCGCCGCCGCGGAAGACCTCGCGACCGATAGGACGACAGCGGCGGCTCCGTCGGAAACGGGTGAACAGTCGGTGCGTCGAAGCGGTGAGGCCACCATCGGATTCTTGTCCGACACAGTCCGGCAGAAATCTACACTCAGTTCTTTGCGCAGCTGGGCGTATGGGTTGGCGGTGCCGTTGTGATGATTCTTTGACGCGATCGACCCGAGCACGTCGGACGCGGAGAGTTCGTAGCGCCGCTCGTACTGCAGCGCCGTCTCGGCGAACAACCCCGTGAATCCCGTCGCAGACTCCTTCCCTGCCATCTCGTAGTCGCCGCCGAGCAACGCGGCCCCCACCGCCGCGGCCGGAGCGTGCGTCATTTTCTCGGCCCCGATCACGAGCACGGTTCGTGCCGTGCCCGCAAGCAGCGACTTGACGCCCTGCTGCAGCGCCGCGGAACCCGAGGCGCATGCGTTCTCGACACGAGTGGCGGGTATGCCCGCCAGGTCGTCCGAGGTCTGGAGAGCCAACGACGAGGCGAAGGCGAGCGGGACGAGGCCCGAATTGAACTGCCCCAGGTAGATCTCGTCGATGTCCGCCGGCTGCAGTCCGCTGGAGGCGATCGCGTCGCGAGAAACCTGCACGATGAGCGATTCGAGCGTCTCCTCCTCCAGCTTTCCGAATCGGGAGTGACCCCATCCCGTAAGCAGGACGTCGGTGCCGAAACGGTCTCTGAGCGCCATGTTTTTCATCCTTCCCATCTGCCGTTCCGCGTGGGCTGATTCGGTCTCACGGTGCGGCGACGACGCCGGCGAGCCGCTTGCGACGGAAGTGCGTGATGGCGACGGTCAGTGATGTCAGCGAGATGACGACGTTGATGACGACGACCGGAAGAATCGAACCAGTTGCCGCAACGAACGCAGCTGCAGCCAACGGCAGGAATCCCGCGATGCAGTAGGCGAGCGCATACGCGGTCGACACGCCGGTGAGGGCGACGTCGGTTGGGAACATCTCCGTCAGTACGGACCCGGCCGTGGACTGACAGGCCGCGGCCGCACCGTACCCCACGACGAGTCCCAGGATCGCCGCGCCCACCCCGCCGATGGACAGGATCGGGAAGAACGCGATCGACACCGGCACCAGGAGTGCCATGACGATGATGACAGTCCGCGCCCGGCGCCGACCGTCAAGGAATCGCCCGGTCAAGACCATGAGCGCCAGTCCAACGACCGCGCCGATCGCGGTGGCGAGCAGCATGGTGTCCTGCGAGTAGCCCAGGGTGCCGACAGCCCACCCGACGGCGTACGGGCTCACCGTGGAGCCGAACGCGGCGATCGCGAGAATATACAGCACGCCCCGCAGAAGTGCGCCGGGATGACGCCGGATGAGCCGGGCGAGCGGCACGCGGGCCGGCTCCTGTTCCACTGCCTTGATGAAAAGCGGGCTCTCCGTCAGACGCCGCCGGGCGATGACTCCGAAGACGACGAGCACTGCGCTGAGGCCGAACGCGATCCGCCAGCCGAATTCGACGAAAGTAGTGGGTCCGAGAACCGACACGAGGAGCATTACCGAGACAGCGAGGAAGATGCCCCCCGTGGTGCCCAGCGCCGGAGCGATGCCGTACAGCCCGCGTTTGTTGGCGGGCGCGTGCTCGACTGCCATGACCGCGGCTCCGCCCCACTCTGCTCCCGCCGCGAGACCCTGCACCATTCTCAGCAGCGCCAGCAGGATCGGCGCGAGAATACCGATCGCCGCGTACGTCGGAATGAAGGCGATGGCGACCGTGACGAGACCCATGATCAGGAAGGTTCCGATCAGCACGCGCTTGCGTCCGAGACGATCTCCGATGTGGCCACCAATGACGGCGCCCAGCGGGCGCATGACGAAGCCGACGGCGAACGTGGCCAAGGCGCCCAACTGCCCGGCCACGGGATCCGCGCCAGGAAAGAACTGCGGGCCGAATACAAGGACGGCCGCAAACCCATAGAGCGTGAAATCGTAAAATTCGATCGTCGTGCCGACCACACTCGCCTGCATCACCCGCCGTGCTTCACGCGCCGATTCGGAAGTCGAAGGACTCGGCGCCGGAGCGAGGGTTGCGGTCGGGCTCAGGGGGTGAGGGGAATCTGTCATGGCTTTCCTTTCGATCATCTTTGATACAGAAAGATTCGGTGAGATCGGGCGCGTCGCGAACCGGTATCCGACTCGATGCGTTTTATACACTAGAGAGTAATTTCTACTGCAGTGTACATCTTGGCTACCACCCAAGCTGCTGTCAAGCGAATGCTGCAGCAATCTGCGATCGCGTGGCACAGGCTGGTATCCGACTAGCACGCAGCATCTTGCAGGGGACGCCGGGCGCGTCGATCGAGGCCCTCGTCGGAGTGTCCCTTCGCGCCGGAAGAGCGCCCGACCCGTATCGAGTCGTTCCGCGAGCACGTCTATACCCACCACGACGTCACGCAGTACTACCTTCCTAGGCGGTCGTGATGACCTCGTCGTCCACGTGGCGGTCGTCGGTGCGGCGCTTGTGCCGGATTGCGGTGGAGTGCACATCAGCGAGCGCAAACGTGTCCCCCGGCCTGAACGAAGGCCGGGCACGAACCTGCCCCAGCGAAGAGGCGCCGGGCTCCCGGGCTACAGGGCTACAGGGCTACAGGGCTACAGGGCTACAGGGAACGCAGGAACGCCAGTCGCCCGGCTAGCGCCCGCTCGGCGAGGGCACCATCGGGTGCCCAGTGGTCGTAACCGTGGGTGCCACCGGGGAGGACGTGGAGTTCGGTGCTTACTCCCGCCCGCCATAGCGCTCCCGCGAACTCGACGCTCTGGTCACGGAAGATGTCCAGCTCTCCGACCTCAATATACGTCCGCGGGAACCCGGCGTGGTCCGCGGCACGTGCAGGGGCCGCGACGGCGGATACCTCGCTTGTCCCTCGGGTGTCTCCGAGCAGCGCGTCCCATCCGACATTGGCGGCCGACACCACCCACTCGGCGAAAGGCGCGAGCGCCGCGTCGGCGGCTGTGACTCGGTCATCAAGCATGGGATAGATGAGCAGTTGTCCGGCGAGCGCGAGACCGCGGTCGCGGGCCAGGAGTGCGGCCCCCGCCGCCAGTCCGCCGCCGGCACTGTCGCCCATGACCGCCAATCGCCGCGGATCGACGCCGAGGCGATCCGCGTTGTCGACGATCCACCGGACGCCCGCGTAGACATCTTCGGTGGGGACCGTCCCCTGGGCTTCGGGCGCGAGGCGATACTCGATCGAGAGGAACGACACCCCTGAGCGCGCGACGTAGTCCACGAGATAGGGCGCGAACAACTCAACGCGCCCGGCGATGCGGCCTCCCCCGTGCGCATGAATGACCGCGGCGCCGTCCGCCTCCGCGCTGGTGAACCAGTGCAGGGCGATCTCGGTGCCGTCCGCAGCCTGAGTGGAGAATACTTCCGTGCGCACCTCCGGGTGCGCAGGAATGAAGGTCGAGACCTCGCCGTAGAAGCCCTCGATCTGCGCGCGGAGCGTTCGCCAGTTCGTCTCTTCCGCGGTTGCGTCGCCGCTGCTGCTGCCGTCTCCCATGGCCGCCAAGACCTCACTGTTGAGCCGAAAGGTAGATTCGCTCATCGTTCGTCCTCTTCTCCATCAGCGACGAGATCCCGATACACAGCGCGTTCGAACTGTGCATATCGATCCATGAAGCGGGGCTCCACGAAGGGCAATGCCTGCGTCATGAAGACCGCAGCCACATTGTTAGCGGGATCGACCCAGTAGTGGGTGTTGAGGATTCCTCCCCATGACAACGTCCCGGCGGAACGCATGCCCGGAACGTCCGCCTCAACGCGCAGAAATCCCGCGGTCCATGTCTTGCGTACTTCTGGAAACGGGTGGATGTCGCACGACCAGCTGTGGTCGTCGGACGTGATCGGGCTCACGCTCAGTCCGGCCGGCATCTGATCGGTCCTGAGTAGCTCCACCGCTGCGTCACTGAGTATCCGACGGCCATCCAACTCGCCGCCGCCCAGCACCATTCGGAGGAACCGGAGGTAGTCCAGGGCAGTGCCGTAGAGACAGGTGCCGAGACCGTAGATCGCCGGATGCTCCGGCGGAGCGACATCGACGACGCGGAAGCCGCCGGAAGGCGTACGCTGCCGCACGGCGGGGATACGGCCAGGTCGGTCACTGGGCTCGAACACGGTGTCGGTCATCCCAAGCGGATCGAAAATCTCCTCCGCGCAGAAACGGTCGATCCTGCGTCCGTCCAGTCGCTCCACGAGCTGGCCGACCCAGTCCACGCCTACTCCGTATGCAAATGCGCTTCCCGGTTCGAAGACAAACGGGTAGCTCAGGAGCGTCTGCAGAGACAGTATCCCGGTCACGGGGTCGCCGGTGGCCCCACGATAGGCGGTCATCCGTGCGTCGAGACCTTCGTAGGCCAGTCCGGAAGTGTGCGTGAGCAGGTGACGCACGGTGCACTCGGTGCGGGGTGCCCGCAGCACCGGGCCGCTCAACCCGATCGAGTCCAGGAGGTGCACGCCCGCGAAGTCCGGCAGGAGCTGTGCGACCGGCGTGTCCAGCGACACGAGCCCTCGATCCACCAGGATGAGCAGCGCCGTCGCACCTATCGCCTTGGTCTGCGAGTAAATGCGGAAGACCGCGTCGAGTCGGACGTCCTCCCCGGTCCCGTCCTGACCGGCCGTCCCAGACCATCGCAGTCCGCCAGTGTCGGCGACTGCCGCGACCACGAAGGGAGCGTCTTGGGACGCGACGGTCGCCGCGAGCACGTCGTCGAGGCGCTCGATGTGCGCGCCGAGCGGTGGTGCGGCCGTCGCGGACGAAGCGTTCACGACACCACCGCCGAGCGAAGCGCGGAATCGGGGTTGGCCGTGCCACGGCCCTTCGCGCGCGGCACCGCGGGCGGCTTGACACGCGTTCCGCGACGTCGCTGGGCTGCGATGGCGACACCGACGGCAAGGATGAGCGCAACACCGTTGAAGAGATCTGCGACCCACATCTGCCCACCGGCCAGCTGCAGACCTTTCACGCCGGTTGCGAGGACGACGAGCGCCACGACCGTTCCCCACACGTTGAATCGCCCGGGTTTGATCTGTGTTGAGCCGAGGTACACCGCGGCGAAGAGGGGAAGCAGGTACGCCGGGCCGGAGTTCGGCGCCGCGGAGCCGATGGTGGACACCAACATCACGCCCGCGAGACTGCCGAGAAAACTCGACATCAGCAGCCCGGCGAACACGGCCTGCCCAGTGTTGGTTCCCGCCAGACGCGCGGCGTCGGCGCCGGCCCCCGTCGCGATCATCCGCCGGCCAAGCGCAGTGTGCTCCAGCAGGTACCACGTCAGCAGCGCGACGACGAGAAGGACGACGAAGGGCGTGGGGATGCCGAACAGTGACTCCGAAGTGAGCGCCGTGAACGACGCGGGGAGTGGCGTGATGAACTGACCCTCGGTGATGAACCGGTCAAGGGCCAGGAGCACGGAGCTCATCCCGAGCGTGGCAACGACGCTCGGGATGTGCAACTTCACGACAAGCAGCGCATTGATCAAGCCCACCGCCACACCCAGTGCGAGCACGACCACGATCGCAAGAGCAGTCGGCGTCTGCAGCCGCACGACGAGGGCGGCCGCCATGGTCGAGCTCAACCCCAGGACGTTCGCGATCGAGAGGTCGAAGGCGCCGACCGCGAGCGCGCACACCAGTCCGAGCGCGGCAACCCCAGTGATAGCCAGGTTCGCCGCGATGTTCTGGGCAGTAATGATGGTGGGGAACGTCCTGGGCAGCCAGATCGAGTAGACGATGACGAAGATGGCGAGGACGTAGAGCCCGCTGTATCGGGATAGACCCAGGCGGGTACTGAGGTTGCTCATGATCCGGTGTCCTTCAGGTCGGTGCGGTCCATGCTGAGTTCAAGGATGGCTTCGGAGGTGAGGTGGCCGCCGCTCAGCGTGGCGGCGGTCTCGCCGTCACGCATCACGATCACGCGGTCGCAGATCGCGACGAGCTCGTCGTTGTCGGTGGATACGACGAGGATGCCGGCGCCACCGCTGGCGGCGTCCCGGATCGCACGATAGATTTCGACCTTCGCCCCGATGTCCACGCCCTGGGTGGGCTCGTCCATGAGGAATACCTTCGATTCGCAGCGCAGCCAGCGCGTGATGAGCGCGCGCTGCTGATTGCCCCCGCTGAGATTCGCGAGGGCGCGCTCGGGATCGCGCGGCACGACCGACAGGCGGTCGAGCCACTCCCGCACGTCGCGGCGTTCGGCGCGGATGCTCAGCCAGCCGCCGCGACGAGCGGGGATGGCCGGGAGCGTCACGTTCTCGCGGACGGTGAGAGCGGGAATGGACCCCACCGCTTTCCGGTCGGCGGGCAACAACGCCATTCCGTGCGCGATGGATTCGGCGGGACGCCCGGCTCGCACGTCTCGACCCTCCACACGCACCGTGCCCGAGAGGCGTTCCCGCGTCCCGAAGATCAGGTCCGCGACCGATTCGCGCCCCGACCCGGTGAGCCCGGCGATCCCGACCACTTCGCGCTCTCGGAGCTGGAGGGTGAGTGACGTAACGGCGTCGCCGCTGATCTCCTCGGCCATCAGCATGGCACCGTCGCCCGGCTCCGCGGGCACGGAATGGACGTTCTCTAGGGTGCGGCCGATGATCATTGTCACCA
Coding sequences within:
- a CDS encoding acetyl-CoA acetyltransferase, which gives rise to MALRDRFGTDVLLTGWGHSRFGKLEEETLESLIVQVSRDAIASSGLQPADIDEIYLGQFNSGLVPLAFASSLALQTSDDLAGIPATRVENACASGSAALQQGVKSLLAGTARTVLVIGAEKMTHAPAAAVGAALLGGDYEMAGKESATGFTGLFAETALQYERRYELSASDVLGSIASKNHHNGTANPYAQLRKELSVDFCRTVSDKNPMVASPLRRTDCSPVSDGAAAVVLSVARSSAAAVTPVRLTGFSQANDFLPASKRDPVAFQGSTRAWQQAMAMADAQLVDLDLVEVHDCFTIAELIMYEVIGLADRGDGSRAIEEGWVYRDGKLPVNLSGGLKSKGHPVGATGVSQHVMAAMQLSGTAGAMQLDGARRAAVHNMGGLAVANYVSVLEAV
- a CDS encoding MFS transporter, yielding MTDSPHPLSPTATLAPAPSPSTSESAREARRVMQASVVGTTIEFYDFTLYGFAAVLVFGPQFFPGADPVAGQLGALATFAVGFVMRPLGAVIGGHIGDRLGRKRVLIGTFLIMGLVTVAIAFIPTYAAIGILAPILLALLRMVQGLAAGAEWGGAAVMAVEHAPANKRGLYGIAPALGTTGGIFLAVSVMLLVSVLGPTTFVEFGWRIAFGLSAVLVVFGVIARRRLTESPLFIKAVEQEPARVPLARLIRRHPGALLRGVLYILAIAAFGSTVSPYAVGWAVGTLGYSQDTMLLATAIGAVVGLALMVLTGRFLDGRRRARTVIIVMALLVPVSIAFFPILSIGGVGAAILGLVVGYGAAAACQSTAGSVLTEMFPTDVALTGVSTAYALAYCIAGFLPLAAAAFVAATGSILPVVVINVVISLTSLTVAITHFRRKRLAGVVAAP
- a CDS encoding alpha/beta hydrolase, with protein sequence MSESTFRLNSEVLAAMGDGSSSGDATAEETNWRTLRAQIEGFYGEVSTFIPAHPEVRTEVFSTQAADGTEIALHWFTSAEADGAAVIHAHGGGRIAGRVELFAPYLVDYVARSGVSFLSIEYRLAPEAQGTVPTEDVYAGVRWIVDNADRLGVDPRRLAVMGDSAGGGLAAGAALLARDRGLALAGQLLIYPMLDDRVTAADAALAPFAEWVVSAANVGWDALLGDTRGTSEVSAVAAPARAADHAGFPRTYIEVGELDIFRDQSVEFAGALWRAGVSTELHVLPGGTHGYDHWAPDGALAERALAGRLAFLRSL
- a CDS encoding serine hydrolase domain-containing protein, with product MNASSATAAPPLGAHIERLDDVLAATVASQDAPFVVAAVADTGGLRWSGTAGQDGTGEDVRLDAVFRIYSQTKAIGATALLILVDRGLVSLDTPVAQLLPDFAGVHLLDSIGLSGPVLRAPRTECTVRHLLTHTSGLAYEGLDARMTAYRGATGDPVTGILSLQTLLSYPFVFEPGSAFAYGVGVDWVGQLVERLDGRRIDRFCAEEIFDPLGMTDTVFEPSDRPGRIPAVRQRTPSGGFRVVDVAPPEHPAIYGLGTCLYGTALDYLRFLRMVLGGGELDGRRILSDAAVELLRTDQMPAGLSVSPITSDDHSWSCDIHPFPEVRKTWTAGFLRVEADVPGMRSAGTLSWGGILNTHYWVDPANNVAAVFMTQALPFVEPRFMDRYAQFERAVYRDLVADGEEDER
- a CDS encoding ABC transporter permease; the encoded protein is MSNLSTRLGLSRYSGLYVLAIFVIVYSIWLPRTFPTIITAQNIAANLAITGVAALGLVCALAVGAFDLSIANVLGLSSTMAAALVVRLQTPTALAIVVVLALGVAVGLINALLVVKLHIPSVVATLGMSSVLLALDRFITEGQFITPLPASFTALTSESLFGIPTPFVVLLVVALLTWYLLEHTALGRRMIATGAGADAARLAGTNTGQAVFAGLLMSSFLGSLAGVMLVSTIGSAAPNSGPAYLLPLFAAVYLGSTQIKPGRFNVWGTVVALVVLATGVKGLQLAGGQMWVADLFNGVALILAVGVAIAAQRRRGTRVKPPAVPRAKGRGTANPDSALRSAVVS
- a CDS encoding sugar ABC transporter ATP-binding protein, with amino-acid sequence MSKTFPGQVALDAASLTVAPGEVHALLGQNGSGKSTLIKILAGYHQPDPGAVAARDGVEFHLGSAAAAHAAGIRFIHQDLGLIPELSVTDNLALGGRYRGWGWVDDRRETAAAQGLLDQWGVEIDASALLGSLGQADRTMVAIVRAVRDGLERAGILVLDEPSATLPPHEFEHLSRLVRDVRDRGGSVVYVTHRLGEVFQLADTVTVLRDGRVIGSRPVAGMDHDDLVTMIIGRTLENVHSVPAEPGDGAMLMAEEISGDAVTSLTLQLREREVVGIAGLTGSGRESVADLIFGTRERLSGTVRVEGRDVRAGRPAESIAHGMALLPADRKAVGSIPALTVRENVTLPAIPARRGGWLSIRAERRDVREWLDRLSVVPRDPERALANLSGGNQQRALITRWLRCESKVFLMDEPTQGVDIGAKVEIYRAIRDAASGGAGILVVSTDNDELVAICDRVIVMRDGETAATLSGGHLTSEAILELSMDRTDLKDTGS